The Streptomyces laurentii genome contains a region encoding:
- a CDS encoding ABC transporter integral membrane subunit (ABC transporter integral membrane subunit [Streptomyces albus J1074];~ABC-2 family transporter protein; pfam12730;~identified by MetaGeneAnnotator; putative) produces the protein MAAASAVLRSEWTKIRTVSSTVWTLASALVVTVAMGAALSALMRSQFDHLDPIQRATFDPTFVSFSGMVLGQLAMVVFGVLVVGTEYSSGMIRTSLAAVPQRAAFLFSKITVAAVLALVVGLATGFLSFFLGQALLGDHRTTLGADNVLRAVIGAGLYMGLIALFSMGVTTMLRSSMLSLGILVPFFFLISQILSAVPKAKEVARYFPDQAGSKIMQVVPEALGGEKAPYGPWGGLGIMVLWVLAALLGGYVVLKKRDA, from the coding sequence ATGGCGGCGGCATCCGCGGTCCTGCGGTCGGAGTGGACCAAGATCCGGACGGTCTCGTCCACGGTGTGGACGCTGGCGAGCGCCCTGGTGGTGACGGTGGCGATGGGCGCGGCGCTGAGCGCGCTGATGCGCTCGCAGTTCGACCACCTCGACCCGATCCAGCGGGCCACCTTCGACCCGACCTTCGTCAGCTTCTCCGGGATGGTGCTCGGGCAGCTGGCGATGGTGGTCTTCGGCGTGCTCGTGGTCGGCACCGAGTATTCGTCGGGCATGATCCGCACCTCGCTCGCGGCGGTCCCGCAGCGGGCCGCCTTCCTCTTCTCGAAGATCACGGTGGCGGCGGTGCTCGCCTTGGTGGTGGGGCTCGCGACCGGCTTCCTGTCGTTCTTCCTCGGCCAGGCGCTGCTCGGCGACCACCGCACCACCCTCGGCGCGGACAACGTGCTGCGCGCGGTGATCGGTGCCGGCCTCTACATGGGGCTGATCGCGCTGTTCTCGATGGGCGTGACGACGATGCTGCGCAGCTCGATGCTGTCGCTGGGCATCCTCGTGCCGTTCTTCTTCCTGATCTCCCAGATCCTCTCGGCGGTCCCGAAGGCCAAGGAGGTCGCCCGCTACTTCCCGGACCAGGCCGGCTCCAAGATCATGCAGGTGGTACCGGAGGCGCTGGGCGGCGAGAAGGCGCCGTACGGCCCGTGGGGCGGCCTCGGGATCATGGTCCTGTGGGTGCTCGCGGCGCTGCTCGGCGGGTACGTGGTGCTCAAGAAGCGGGACGCGTAG
- a CDS encoding M protein (M protein [Streptomyces albus J1074];~identified by MetaGeneAnnotator; putative) → MDRAVRGYERQESQRAEDDHLSRFEAEMERLKKEREKAVQHAEDLGYQVEVLRAKLHEARRTIASRPAYDGADAGYQAEQMLRNAQAQAEQLRQDAERELREARAQTQRILQEHAEQQARLQSELHTEAVQRRQQLDQELNERRKTVESHVNENVAWAEQLRARTESQARRLMEESRAEAEQSLSAARAEAARIAEETRRRVGAEAEAARSEAEAILLRARKDAERMLSTAAGQAEEAVGHAERLRSTTTAETEQARREAAELSRAADVRVQEAEEELRQARTRAERTLAAAKDAAAKELAGAESVNEARTRTAKAEIARLVGEATKEAEALKEQAEEQLREAADAAERMAAEASEKALAAAAEDSAAALAKAARQAEEILSKASDDAQETTRKAAEKAERLRTDAETEADRLRRTAEEQADELLGSAKDDTKEYRAKTVELQEEARRLRGEAEQLRAEAVAEGERIRGEARREAVQQIEESAKTAEELLTKARTDADELRANANAESERVRGEAMERAQTLRTQAEETLERTRAEAERLRVEAEEQAESVKEAADAAALALREEAERGAEALRAEAAEELARLRTEAADKLESAGQELAGARAESERIRREAAEETERLRTEAAERVRTLRAQAEEEAERLRTEAAEDASTDRAEAKAAATALREEAAAEAERLKSEAQETADRVRAEAGAAAERIAAEAAEALAAAREEAERRRREAEETLESARSEAGRERELARERSEELLAAARKRVEEAAAEAERLVEEAEARATELVSAAEQTAHEVRESVAGLREAAEEEIAGLRSAAEHAAERTRTEAQEEADRVRTDAYEERERASEDATRTRERAQEESAAAKDLAERTVKQAIADAEKLKSDTAEYAQRIRTEVSDELAAADQDAARTRADARSDANRIRSEAAGQAETVVGDARTEAERIGAEAEQVLDDARKAADKRRADAAEQADALIGEATTEAQRVTAEATAEAQRVTTEATTEAQRVTAEATAEAQRLATEAAELLESTEQDAARTRAEAEQVKADGEAEAEALRAAARADGEQVLDEARKAADKRRSDAAEQADTLIGEASAEAERLTTEAAELLESTEQDAARTRAEAEQVKVDGEAHAQALRSAALADADRILDEARKKADQRRSDAAEQADTLIGEARKEAERIGAEAEQVLDDARKAADQRRTDAAEQADTLIGEARKEAERIAVEAARVKDAAEKAAEEMRASARAEADRTLDEARESGAKKRADAAEQADQLMAKAQEEALRATTEAEEQADTMVGAARTAAERIVAEATIEGNSLVEKARTDADELLVGTRADAAAIRERAEEQRTRVESEVEELHERARRETAEQMKSAGERVDKLVKAAEEQSTAAEEKAKRTLSEASSEASKVRIAAVKRAESLLKEAEQKKASLVAEGERIKAEAEEIKAEAEQEAERTVSEGRRELEVIVRRREDINAEISRVQDVLEALESFETPSADGKDGTKAGASAGSGRSGGKNSR, encoded by the coding sequence ATGGACCGCGCAGTGCGGGGCTACGAACGCCAGGAGAGCCAGCGAGCCGAGGACGACCATCTCTCGCGGTTCGAAGCCGAGATGGAACGGCTGAAGAAGGAACGAGAGAAGGCCGTCCAGCACGCCGAGGATCTCGGGTACCAGGTCGAGGTCCTGCGTGCCAAGCTCCACGAGGCGCGCCGCACCATCGCGTCCCGGCCCGCCTACGACGGCGCCGACGCCGGCTACCAGGCCGAGCAGATGCTGCGCAACGCGCAGGCGCAGGCGGAGCAGTTGCGCCAGGACGCCGAGCGCGAGCTGCGCGAGGCGCGCGCCCAGACGCAGCGCATCCTCCAGGAGCACGCCGAACAGCAGGCCCGGCTCCAGTCCGAGCTGCACACCGAGGCCGTCCAGCGCCGTCAGCAGCTCGACCAGGAGCTCAACGAGCGCCGTAAGACGGTCGAGTCGCACGTCAACGAGAACGTGGCGTGGGCCGAGCAGTTGCGCGCGCGTACGGAGTCCCAGGCCCGCCGGCTGATGGAGGAGTCGCGCGCCGAGGCGGAGCAGTCACTGTCCGCCGCGCGCGCCGAGGCCGCCCGGATCGCCGAGGAGACCCGGCGCCGGGTCGGCGCCGAGGCGGAGGCGGCCCGGTCCGAGGCCGAAGCGATTCTGCTGCGCGCCCGCAAGGACGCCGAGCGGATGCTCAGCACCGCGGCCGGGCAGGCCGAGGAGGCCGTCGGCCACGCCGAGCGGCTGCGTTCCACCACCACCGCCGAGACCGAGCAGGCCCGCCGCGAGGCCGCCGAGCTGTCCCGCGCGGCCGACGTGCGCGTCCAGGAGGCCGAGGAGGAGCTCCGGCAGGCCCGGACGCGGGCCGAGCGCACCCTGGCCGCGGCCAAGGACGCCGCCGCGAAGGAGCTGGCGGGCGCCGAGTCCGTCAACGAGGCACGTACCCGTACCGCCAAGGCCGAGATCGCCCGGCTCGTCGGCGAGGCCACCAAGGAGGCCGAGGCCCTCAAGGAGCAGGCCGAGGAGCAGCTGCGCGAGGCCGCCGACGCGGCCGAGCGGATGGCCGCCGAGGCCTCGGAGAAGGCCCTCGCGGCCGCCGCCGAGGACTCCGCCGCCGCGCTCGCCAAGGCCGCCCGGCAGGCCGAGGAGATCCTGAGCAAGGCGTCCGACGACGCCCAGGAGACCACCCGCAAGGCCGCCGAGAAGGCGGAGCGGCTGCGCACCGACGCCGAGACCGAGGCGGACCGGCTGCGGCGGACCGCCGAGGAGCAGGCCGACGAACTGCTCGGTTCGGCGAAGGACGACACCAAGGAGTACCGCGCCAAGACGGTCGAGCTGCAGGAGGAGGCGCGCCGGCTGCGCGGCGAGGCCGAGCAGCTGCGGGCCGAGGCGGTCGCCGAGGGCGAGCGGATCCGCGGCGAGGCGCGCCGGGAGGCCGTCCAGCAGATCGAGGAGTCGGCGAAGACCGCCGAGGAGCTGCTGACCAAGGCCCGGACGGACGCCGACGAGCTGCGCGCGAACGCGAACGCCGAGAGCGAGCGGGTCCGCGGCGAGGCCATGGAGCGCGCCCAGACGCTGCGTACCCAGGCCGAGGAGACGCTGGAGCGCACCCGCGCCGAGGCGGAGCGGCTGCGCGTGGAGGCCGAGGAGCAGGCCGAGTCGGTCAAGGAGGCGGCCGACGCCGCCGCCCTCGCGCTGCGCGAGGAGGCCGAGCGGGGTGCCGAGGCGCTGCGCGCGGAGGCCGCCGAGGAGCTGGCCCGGCTGCGTACCGAGGCCGCGGACAAGCTGGAGTCGGCCGGCCAGGAGCTGGCCGGCGCGCGGGCCGAGAGCGAGCGGATCCGGCGCGAGGCCGCCGAGGAGACGGAGCGGCTGCGGACGGAAGCCGCCGAGCGGGTCCGTACGCTGCGGGCGCAGGCCGAGGAAGAGGCCGAGCGGCTGCGCACGGAGGCGGCCGAGGACGCGTCCACGGACCGCGCCGAGGCCAAGGCCGCGGCGACCGCGCTGCGCGAGGAGGCCGCGGCGGAGGCCGAACGGCTGAAGTCGGAGGCGCAGGAGACCGCCGACCGGGTACGTGCCGAGGCCGGGGCCGCCGCCGAGCGGATCGCCGCCGAGGCCGCCGAGGCGCTGGCCGCGGCCCGCGAGGAGGCCGAGCGGCGTCGCCGGGAGGCCGAGGAGACGCTGGAGTCGGCGCGTTCCGAGGCGGGCCGCGAGCGCGAACTGGCGCGCGAGCGGAGCGAGGAGCTCCTCGCCGCCGCGCGCAAGCGGGTCGAGGAGGCCGCGGCCGAGGCCGAGCGGCTGGTCGAGGAGGCGGAGGCCCGGGCGACCGAGCTGGTGTCCGCCGCCGAGCAGACCGCGCACGAGGTACGCGAGTCGGTCGCGGGTCTGCGCGAGGCGGCCGAGGAGGAGATCGCCGGGCTGCGCAGCGCGGCCGAGCACGCGGCGGAGCGCACCCGTACCGAGGCGCAGGAGGAGGCGGACCGGGTCCGCACCGACGCGTACGAGGAGCGGGAGCGGGCCTCCGAGGACGCGACCCGGACGCGCGAGCGCGCCCAGGAGGAGTCCGCGGCCGCGAAGGACCTGGCCGAGCGGACGGTCAAGCAGGCGATCGCCGACGCGGAGAAGCTGAAGTCGGACACGGCCGAGTACGCGCAGCGGATCCGTACCGAGGTGTCGGACGAGCTGGCGGCGGCGGACCAGGACGCGGCGCGTACGCGCGCGGACGCCCGTTCCGACGCGAACCGGATCCGTTCGGAGGCGGCCGGACAGGCCGAGACGGTGGTCGGCGACGCCCGTACGGAGGCGGAGCGGATCGGCGCCGAGGCCGAGCAGGTCCTCGACGACGCCCGCAAGGCCGCCGACAAGCGGCGCGCGGACGCCGCCGAGCAGGCCGACGCGCTCATCGGCGAGGCGACGACCGAAGCCCAGCGGGTCACCGCCGAAGCGACCGCGGAGGCCCAGCGAGTCACCACCGAGGCGACGACCGAAGCCCAGCGGGTCACCGCCGAAGCGACCGCGGAGGCCCAGCGGCTCGCCACCGAGGCCGCCGAGCTGCTGGAGTCGACCGAGCAGGACGCGGCCCGCACACGCGCGGAGGCCGAGCAGGTCAAGGCCGACGGCGAAGCCGAGGCGGAGGCCCTGCGGGCCGCCGCCCGCGCGGACGGCGAGCAGGTCCTCGACGAGGCGCGCAAGGCCGCCGACAAGCGTCGTTCGGACGCCGCCGAGCAGGCGGACACGCTCATCGGCGAGGCGTCGGCGGAGGCTGAGCGGCTCACCACCGAGGCCGCCGAGCTGCTGGAGTCGACCGAGCAGGACGCGGCCCGCACACGCGCGGAGGCCGAGCAGGTCAAGGTGGACGGCGAGGCGCACGCGCAGGCGCTGCGCAGTGCCGCGCTCGCTGACGCCGACCGGATCCTGGACGAGGCGCGCAAGAAGGCGGACCAGCGCCGTTCGGACGCGGCGGAGCAGGCCGACACCCTGATCGGCGAGGCCCGCAAGGAGGCCGAGCGGATCGGCGCCGAGGCCGAGCAGGTCCTCGACGACGCCCGCAAGGCCGCCGACCAGCGCCGTACGGACGCCGCCGAGCAGGCGGACACGCTCATCGGCGAGGCCCGCAAGGAAGCCGAGCGGATCGCCGTGGAGGCGGCCCGGGTCAAGGACGCGGCGGAGAAGGCGGCGGAGGAGATGCGCGCGTCGGCGCGCGCCGAGGCCGACCGGACGCTCGACGAGGCCCGCGAGTCGGGCGCGAAGAAGCGCGCGGACGCGGCCGAGCAGGCCGACCAGCTGATGGCCAAGGCCCAGGAGGAGGCGCTGCGCGCCACCACCGAGGCGGAGGAGCAGGCGGACACGATGGTCGGCGCGGCCCGTACGGCGGCCGAGCGGATCGTGGCCGAGGCGACCATCGAGGGCAACTCGCTGGTGGAGAAGGCCCGTACGGACGCCGACGAGCTGCTGGTCGGCACGCGTGCCGACGCGGCCGCCATCCGGGAGCGCGCGGAGGAGCAGCGCACCCGGGTGGAGAGCGAGGTCGAGGAGCTGCACGAGCGGGCGCGGCGTGAGACGGCCGAGCAGATGAAGTCGGCCGGCGAGCGCGTCGACAAGCTGGTGAAGGCCGCGGAGGAGCAGAGCACCGCGGCCGAGGAGAAGGCCAAGCGGACGCTCTCGGAGGCGAGTTCCGAGGCGAGCAAGGTCCGGATCGCGGCCGTGAAGCGGGCCGAGTCCCTGCTGAAGGAGGCCGAGCAGAAGAAGGCCTCGCTGGTGGCGGAGGGCGAGCGCATCAAGGCGGAGGCCGAGGAGATCAAGGCGGAGGCGGAGCAGGAGGCCGAGCGGACGGTGTCCGAGGGCCGCCGTGAGCTGGAGGTCATCGTGCGCAGGCGCGAGGACATCAATGCCGAGATCTCCCGTGTCCAGGACGTCCTGGAGGCGTTGGAGTCTTTCGAAACGCCGTCGGCCGACGGGAAGGACGGGACGAAGGCGGGGGCATCGGCTGGTTCAGGCCGTTCGGGTGGCAAGAACTCTCGGTGA
- a CDS encoding ABC transporter ATP-binding subunit (ABC transporter ATP-binding subunit [Streptomyces albus J1074];~ABC transporter signature motif;~ABC-type multidrug transport system, ATPase component [Defense mechanisms]; COG1131;~ATP binding site [chemical binding];~D-loop;~H-loop/switch region;~Q-loop/lid;~The BcrA subfamily represents ABC transporters involved in peptide antibiotic resistance. Bacitracin is a dodecapeptide antibiotic produced by B. licheniformis and B. subtilis. The synthesis of bacitracin is non-ribosomally catalyzed by a multienzyme...; cd03268;~Walker A/P-loop;~Walker B;~identified by MetaGeneAnnotator; putative), producing the protein MIELAGLTKRFGAKTAVDNLTFSVRPGVVTGFLGPNGAGKSTTMRMMLDLDNPTSGTVRIDGKHYRDLKEPLKYIGALLDAKAMHGGRSAYNNLLCLAQSNRIPERRVGEVLDLVGLTAVARKKSKGFSLGMGQRLGIASALLGDPEILMFDEPVNGLDPEGIHWIRNLMKALAAEGRTIFVSSHLMSEMALTADHLIVIGQGRLLADTSMAEFIQQNSRSYVRLRSPQQERLRDMLHGEGFVVVEAGGGVLEVDGTTTERLGELAAAHRITLHELSSQRASLEEAFMQMTAAAVEYHAQGTDIHSGAVAAWPGTEPDAGSEPGSGTGTGPESGPRWGDSFKGGA; encoded by the coding sequence ATGATCGAGCTGGCGGGTCTCACCAAGCGCTTCGGTGCGAAGACGGCGGTCGACAACCTGACCTTCTCGGTACGGCCGGGGGTGGTCACGGGCTTCCTCGGGCCCAACGGGGCGGGCAAGTCGACGACGATGCGGATGATGCTGGACCTGGACAACCCGACGAGCGGGACGGTCCGGATCGACGGCAAGCACTACCGCGACCTGAAGGAGCCCCTGAAGTACATCGGGGCGCTGCTCGACGCCAAGGCGATGCACGGGGGCCGTTCGGCGTACAACAACCTCCTCTGTCTGGCGCAGTCGAACCGCATCCCGGAGCGGCGGGTCGGCGAGGTGCTCGACCTGGTGGGCCTGACGGCGGTGGCGCGCAAGAAGTCGAAGGGCTTCTCGCTCGGCATGGGCCAGCGGCTGGGGATCGCGTCGGCGCTGCTCGGCGATCCCGAGATCCTCATGTTCGACGAGCCGGTGAACGGCCTCGACCCCGAGGGCATCCACTGGATCCGCAACCTGATGAAGGCGCTGGCGGCCGAGGGCCGGACCATCTTCGTGTCCAGCCACCTCATGAGCGAGATGGCGCTGACCGCGGACCATCTGATCGTCATCGGCCAGGGCCGGCTGCTCGCCGACACGTCGATGGCCGAGTTCATCCAGCAGAACTCCCGGAGTTACGTGCGGCTGCGCTCCCCGCAGCAGGAGCGGCTGCGGGACATGCTGCACGGCGAGGGCTTCGTCGTGGTGGAGGCGGGCGGCGGGGTCCTGGAAGTGGACGGGACGACGACGGAGCGGCTGGGCGAGCTGGCGGCCGCGCACCGGATCACGCTGCACGAGCTGAGTTCCCAGCGGGCGTCGCTGGAGGAGGCGTTCATGCAGATGACGGCGGCGGCGGTGGAGTACCACGCGCAGGGGACGGACATCCACAGCGGCGCGGTCGCGGCCTGGCCCGGGACCGAGCCGGACGCCGGTTCCGAACCCGGGTCCGGAACCGGAACCGGGCCGGAGTCCGGGCCGCGCTGGGGCGACAGCTTCAAGGGAGGGGCCTGA
- a CDS encoding ABC transporter integral membrane protein (ABC transporter integral membrane protein [Streptomyces pristinaespiralis ATCC25486];~identified by MetaGeneAnnotator; putative) codes for MTTPPPSPSPAPIPVPNQAPNPNQAPVHHQAPHPAQAPAQAPHPAQAPAQAPMPVPGPAQGMAPAAAYPGMPPAMPPGAAPHAYVSPIPVRAAHLGDALASEWTKIRSVRSTMWTLGTMVLLMVLIGLGVALVASSAAGESSSDSALALGFFGLLPASICVMTLGVLTISSEFGTGMIRTTLTACPSRARVLTAKALIFFLLVFTLVTVVAAVLGAMQVAMVGSATPSAAEWLRATVGAGLYLALLGLLALGVGAIVRHSAGAITVMIGVLLLPLVAALFMFSEAMRPLQELLSTYAIPSQMIALYSDTAPFGDSGPAGWEPVLIMAGLAAAALGAAYALLGNRDV; via the coding sequence ATGACGACCCCTCCCCCGAGCCCCAGCCCGGCTCCGATCCCGGTCCCGAACCAGGCGCCGAATCCGAACCAGGCGCCGGTCCACCACCAGGCGCCGCACCCGGCTCAGGCCCCGGCCCAGGCGCCGCACCCGGCCCAGGCCCCGGCCCAGGCCCCGATGCCGGTCCCCGGTCCGGCGCAGGGCATGGCCCCGGCCGCCGCGTACCCGGGCATGCCGCCCGCGATGCCGCCGGGCGCCGCCCCGCACGCGTACGTCTCCCCCATCCCGGTCCGCGCGGCCCACCTCGGCGACGCGCTCGCCTCCGAGTGGACCAAGATCCGCTCGGTGCGCTCCACCATGTGGACGCTGGGGACCATGGTGCTGCTGATGGTCCTCATCGGGCTCGGCGTCGCCCTGGTCGCCTCCTCGGCGGCCGGGGAGAGCTCGTCCGATTCGGCGCTCGCCCTCGGCTTCTTCGGCCTGCTGCCGGCCTCGATCTGTGTGATGACGCTCGGCGTGCTGACGATCAGCTCGGAGTTCGGCACGGGCATGATCCGTACGACGCTGACCGCCTGCCCGAGCCGCGCCCGGGTGCTCACCGCGAAGGCGCTGATCTTCTTCCTGCTGGTGTTCACCCTGGTCACCGTGGTGGCGGCGGTGCTCGGCGCGATGCAGGTGGCGATGGTCGGCTCCGCGACGCCGTCCGCCGCGGAGTGGCTGCGGGCCACCGTCGGCGCGGGGCTCTACCTGGCTCTGCTCGGGCTGCTCGCGCTGGGCGTGGGCGCGATCGTGCGGCATTCGGCGGGTGCGATCACGGTGATGATCGGTGTGCTGCTGCTGCCGCTGGTGGCGGCGCTGTTCATGTTCTCCGAGGCGATGCGGCCGCTGCAGGAGCTGCTGTCCACGTACGCGATCCCCTCGCAGATGATCGCGCTGTACAGCGACACCGCGCCGTTCGGCGACAGCGGCCCGGCGGGCTGGGAGCCGGTGCTGATCATGGCCGGGCTCGCGGCCGCCGCGCTCGGCGCGGCCTACGCACTGCTCGGCAACCGGGACGTGTGA
- a CDS encoding cellulose-binding protein (ATP synthase B/B' CF(0); cl17192;~cellulose-binding protein [Streptomyces griseus subsp. griseus NBRC13350];~identified by MetaGeneAnnotator; putative): MSDTSSPFGFELVRRGYDRGQVDDRITKLVADRDSALARITSLEKRIEELHLETQNAQTQVTDAEPSYAGLGARVEKILRLAEEEAKDLREEARRAAEQHRELAESAAQQVRNDAEAFSVERKAKAEDDGVRIVEKAQGEANSLRADAQKDAQSKREEADALFEETRAKAAQAAADFETNLAKRREQSERDLASRQAKAEKRLAEIEHRAEQLRLEAEKLRTDAERRARQTVETAQRQSEDIVADANAKADRIRSESERELAALTNRRDSINAQLTNVREMLATLTGAAVAAAGSPMDEDRTAGVPAQQSR, from the coding sequence ATGAGCGACACATCCTCCCCCTTCGGCTTCGAGCTCGTGCGGCGCGGTTACGACCGCGGTCAGGTGGACGACCGCATTACCAAGCTCGTCGCCGACCGTGACAGTGCTCTGGCCCGAATCACCTCGCTGGAGAAGCGGATCGAGGAGTTGCACCTCGAAACGCAGAACGCCCAGACCCAGGTCACCGACGCCGAGCCGTCGTACGCCGGTCTCGGTGCCCGCGTGGAGAAGATCCTGCGTCTCGCCGAGGAGGAGGCGAAGGACCTGCGCGAGGAGGCCCGTCGCGCCGCCGAGCAGCACCGTGAGCTGGCGGAGTCCGCGGCCCAGCAGGTCCGCAACGACGCCGAGGCGTTCTCGGTCGAGCGCAAGGCGAAGGCCGAGGACGACGGGGTACGGATCGTCGAGAAGGCGCAGGGCGAGGCCAACTCGCTGCGCGCCGACGCGCAGAAGGACGCCCAGTCGAAGCGTGAGGAGGCGGACGCCCTCTTCGAGGAGACCCGCGCCAAGGCCGCCCAGGCCGCCGCGGACTTCGAGACCAACCTGGCCAAGCGCCGTGAGCAGTCCGAGCGCGACCTGGCGTCCCGCCAGGCCAAGGCGGAGAAGCGGCTGGCCGAGATCGAGCACCGGGCGGAGCAGCTGCGCCTGGAGGCCGAGAAGCTGCGGACCGACGCGGAGCGCCGGGCCCGTCAGACGGTGGAGACGGCGCAGCGCCAGTCCGAGGACATCGTGGCCGACGCGAACGCCAAGGCCGACCGTATCCGCAGCGAATCGGAGCGCGAGCTGGCGGCGCTGACGAACCGCCGCGACTCCATCAACGCGCAGCTGACCAACGTCCGCGAGATGCTGGCCACGCTGACCGGTGCCGCCGTGGCCGCGGCCGGCTCCCCGATGGACGAGGACCGCACGGCCGGCGTCCCGGCCCAGCAGTCGCGCTGA
- a CDS encoding ABC transporter ATP-binding subunit (ABC transporter ATP-binding subunit [Streptomyces albus J1074];~ABC transporter signature motif;~ABC-type multidrug transport system, ATPase component [Defense mechanisms]; COG1131;~ATP binding site [chemical binding];~D-loop;~H-loop/switch region;~Q-loop/lid;~The BcrA subfamily represents ABC transporters involved in peptide antibiotic resistance. Bacitracin is a dodecapeptide antibiotic produced by B. licheniformis and B. subtilis. The synthesis of bacitracin is non-ribosomally catalyzed by a multienzyme...; cd03268;~Walker A/P-loop;~Walker B;~identified by MetaGeneAnnotator; putative), producing MIEAVGLTKQYGAKTAVDNLSFQVRPGHVTGFLGPNGSGKSTTMRMILGLDRPTAGHVTIGGHPFRQLPNAPRQVGALLDAKAVHGGRSARNHLLSLAQLAGIPAQRVDEVLGVVGLQDVARRRSNGFSLGMGQRLGIAAALLGDPQVLLFDEPVNGLDPEGILWVRNLMKKLASEGRTVFVSSHLMSEMALTADHLIVIGRGRLLADMSVTDFISANSADFARVRTPQTDPAQREKLTTALTEAGGGVMPEPDGALRVTGLALPRISDLAHEADIRLWELSPHQASLEEAYMRMTQSAVDYRSTDDRLAHLQPPAAPYQLPEQQGPVIPEVPQQGWYAPPPPGQNPYATPAAPVAPAAPAVPPQNAPAAPRTMQPQPQSPQNAEDAR from the coding sequence ATGATCGAGGCAGTCGGCCTGACCAAGCAGTACGGCGCGAAGACGGCGGTGGACAACCTTTCCTTCCAGGTACGGCCCGGGCACGTGACCGGCTTCCTGGGCCCCAACGGCTCGGGCAAGTCGACGACGATGCGCATGATCCTCGGCCTCGACCGGCCGACGGCCGGGCACGTGACGATCGGCGGGCACCCGTTCCGGCAGCTGCCGAACGCGCCCCGCCAGGTCGGCGCGCTGCTCGACGCGAAGGCCGTGCACGGCGGCCGCAGCGCCCGCAACCACCTGCTGTCGCTCGCGCAGCTCGCCGGGATCCCGGCCCAGCGCGTGGACGAGGTGCTCGGCGTGGTCGGCCTGCAGGACGTGGCCCGGCGCCGCTCCAACGGCTTCTCGCTCGGCATGGGCCAGCGCCTCGGCATCGCGGCGGCGCTCCTCGGCGACCCGCAGGTGCTGCTGTTCGACGAGCCGGTCAACGGCCTCGACCCGGAGGGCATCCTCTGGGTCCGCAACCTGATGAAGAAGCTGGCCTCCGAGGGCCGCACCGTGTTCGTCTCCAGCCACCTCATGAGCGAGATGGCGCTGACCGCGGACCATCTGATCGTCATCGGCCGCGGCCGGCTGCTCGCCGACATGAGCGTGACGGACTTCATCTCGGCGAACTCGGCCGACTTCGCCCGGGTGCGCACGCCGCAGACCGATCCCGCCCAGCGCGAGAAGCTGACGACGGCGCTCACCGAGGCCGGCGGCGGCGTGATGCCGGAGCCGGACGGCGCGCTGCGGGTGACCGGTCTCGCGCTGCCGCGGATCAGCGACCTCGCGCACGAGGCGGACATCCGGCTGTGGGAGCTCTCGCCGCACCAGGCGTCGCTGGAGGAGGCGTACATGCGCATGACGCAGAGCGCCGTGGACTACCGGTCGACCGACGACCGGCTCGCCCACCTCCAGCCGCCGGCCGCGCCGTACCAGCTGCCGGAGCAGCAGGGGCCGGTGATCCCCGAGGTGCCGCAGCAGGGCTGGTACGCCCCGCCGCCGCCCGGACAGAACCCGTACGCCACCCCGGCGGCGCCCGTCGCGCCCGCGGCCCCGGCCGTACCGCCGCAGAACGCTCCCGCCGCCCCGCGGACGATGCAGCCGCAGCCCCAGTCGCCGCAGAACGCCGAGGACGCCCGATGA